A part of Neovison vison isolate M4711 chromosome 6, ASM_NN_V1, whole genome shotgun sequence genomic DNA contains:
- the DPPA2 gene encoding developmental pluripotency-associated protein 2 isoform X1, which produces MRVDESWDWESWEIMIEGGKNFSEEAVEEESVILTLVPVNEEPNEEHQMEQSVSSTSEISLMMPGSSDKVCHPQINEQFKFCPKHSCSMQVLPLPTSLPSFNKVRWDTLRDWCQQLNLSTDGRKIEVYLRLQKHAYPEINQSIPETSPEAKLQSCSRKGKMVAKKARLWKSCKKSEREEGINTVEVVTSAQEGMLAAWSRIAARASQSKSVNSRSIPASVETFLLQASGVRWCVVHGRPLLADTQGWVRLQFHAGQAWVPDTPKRMISLFLLPACTFPPPGLEDNMLCPECVKRNKKMMKRLIALGKEKRPRLNRPTSFPLDGPYLNKE; this is translated from the exons ATGAGAGTTGATGAGAGCTGGGATTGGGAATCATGGGAAATTATGATAGAAGGTGGGAAG AATTTTTCTGAGGAGGCAGTAGAGGAAGAAAGTGTGATTCTCACATTGGTTCCAGTGAATGAGGAGCCTAATGAAGAACATCAAATGGAACAAAGTGTTTCTTCAACTTCAGAAATCAGCCTTATGATGCCTGGGTCAAGTGATAAAG TTTGTCATCCTCAGATAAATGAACAATTCAAGTTTTGTCCGAAACATAGTTGTAGTATGCAAGTCCTTCCCTTACCAACCAGTTTACCTTCATTTAATAAAGTACGTTGGGACACTTTGCGGGACTGGTGCCAACAACTGAATTTGAGCACGGATGGCCGG AAAATAGAGGTTTATTTGAGGCTCCAGAAACATGCTTACCCTGAAATAAACCAG AGTATTCCTGAAACATCACCAGAAGCTAAATTGCAGTCATGTTCAAGGAAAGGCAAGATGGTGGCCAAGAAAGCAAGGCTTTGGAAAAGTTGtaagaagagtgagagagaggaggggattAATACAGTCGAGGTGGTAACATCAGCACAGGAAGGCATGTTGGCAGCATGGTCAAGAATTGCTGCGAGAGCCAGTCAGTCCAAGTCTGTGAATTCACGTTCCATTCCTGCTTCTGTTGAGACCTTTCTGCTGCAAGCTTCTG GTGTCCGGTGGTGTGTGGTCCACGGCAGACCTCTCTTGGCAGACACACAAGGTTGGGTTCGCCTGCAGTTTCATGCAGGTCAGGCCTGGGTGCCTGACACTCCCAAAAGGatgatctctctcttcctgttaCCCGCCTGCACTTTCCCACCCCCAGGCCTAGAAGACAACATGTTATGCCCTGAATGTGTGAAGAG AAATAAGAAGATGATGAAAAGATTAATTGCACTGGGGAAGGAAAAGCGACCTCGTTTGAATAGACCAACATCATTCCCTTTGGATGGGCCATATCTTAATAAAGAATAA
- the DPPA2 gene encoding developmental pluripotency-associated protein 2 isoform X3 — translation MRVDESWDWESWEIMIEGGKNFSEEAVEEESVILTLVPVNEEPNEEHQMEQSVSSTSEISLMMPGSSDKVCHPQINEQFKFCPKHSCSMQVLPLPTSLPSFNKVRWDTLRDWCQQLNLSTDGRKIEVYLRLQKHAYPEINQSIPETSPEAKLQSCSRKGKMVAKKARLWKSCKKSEREEGINTVEVVTSAQEGMLAAWSRIAARASQSKSVNSRSIPASVETFLLQASGLMFIHKKSSQREDREWKWACCLLPTLHPHL, via the exons ATGAGAGTTGATGAGAGCTGGGATTGGGAATCATGGGAAATTATGATAGAAGGTGGGAAG AATTTTTCTGAGGAGGCAGTAGAGGAAGAAAGTGTGATTCTCACATTGGTTCCAGTGAATGAGGAGCCTAATGAAGAACATCAAATGGAACAAAGTGTTTCTTCAACTTCAGAAATCAGCCTTATGATGCCTGGGTCAAGTGATAAAG TTTGTCATCCTCAGATAAATGAACAATTCAAGTTTTGTCCGAAACATAGTTGTAGTATGCAAGTCCTTCCCTTACCAACCAGTTTACCTTCATTTAATAAAGTACGTTGGGACACTTTGCGGGACTGGTGCCAACAACTGAATTTGAGCACGGATGGCCGG AAAATAGAGGTTTATTTGAGGCTCCAGAAACATGCTTACCCTGAAATAAACCAG AGTATTCCTGAAACATCACCAGAAGCTAAATTGCAGTCATGTTCAAGGAAAGGCAAGATGGTGGCCAAGAAAGCAAGGCTTTGGAAAAGTTGtaagaagagtgagagagaggaggggattAATACAGTCGAGGTGGTAACATCAGCACAGGAAGGCATGTTGGCAGCATGGTCAAGAATTGCTGCGAGAGCCAGTCAGTCCAAGTCTGTGAATTCACGTTCCATTCCTGCTTCTGTTGAGACCTTTCTGCTGCAAGCTTCTG GGCTGATGTTCATtcacaagaaatccagccagagGGAAGACAGGGAATGGAAATGGGCCTGCTGTCTGCTCCCCACACTGCACCCCCATCTGTGA
- the DPPA2 gene encoding developmental pluripotency-associated protein 2 isoform X2: protein MACSAYENNEQNFSEEAVEEESVILTLVPVNEEPNEEHQMEQSVSSTSEISLMMPGSSDKVCHPQINEQFKFCPKHSCSMQVLPLPTSLPSFNKVRWDTLRDWCQQLNLSTDGRKIEVYLRLQKHAYPEINQSIPETSPEAKLQSCSRKGKMVAKKARLWKSCKKSEREEGINTVEVVTSAQEGMLAAWSRIAARASQSKSVNSRSIPASVETFLLQASGVRWCVVHGRPLLADTQGWVRLQFHAGQAWVPDTPKRMISLFLLPACTFPPPGLEDNMLCPECVKRNKKMMKRLIALGKEKRPRLNRPTSFPLDGPYLNKE from the exons ATGGCGTGCTCAGCTTACGAGAACAATGAGCAG AATTTTTCTGAGGAGGCAGTAGAGGAAGAAAGTGTGATTCTCACATTGGTTCCAGTGAATGAGGAGCCTAATGAAGAACATCAAATGGAACAAAGTGTTTCTTCAACTTCAGAAATCAGCCTTATGATGCCTGGGTCAAGTGATAAAG TTTGTCATCCTCAGATAAATGAACAATTCAAGTTTTGTCCGAAACATAGTTGTAGTATGCAAGTCCTTCCCTTACCAACCAGTTTACCTTCATTTAATAAAGTACGTTGGGACACTTTGCGGGACTGGTGCCAACAACTGAATTTGAGCACGGATGGCCGG AAAATAGAGGTTTATTTGAGGCTCCAGAAACATGCTTACCCTGAAATAAACCAG AGTATTCCTGAAACATCACCAGAAGCTAAATTGCAGTCATGTTCAAGGAAAGGCAAGATGGTGGCCAAGAAAGCAAGGCTTTGGAAAAGTTGtaagaagagtgagagagaggaggggattAATACAGTCGAGGTGGTAACATCAGCACAGGAAGGCATGTTGGCAGCATGGTCAAGAATTGCTGCGAGAGCCAGTCAGTCCAAGTCTGTGAATTCACGTTCCATTCCTGCTTCTGTTGAGACCTTTCTGCTGCAAGCTTCTG GTGTCCGGTGGTGTGTGGTCCACGGCAGACCTCTCTTGGCAGACACACAAGGTTGGGTTCGCCTGCAGTTTCATGCAGGTCAGGCCTGGGTGCCTGACACTCCCAAAAGGatgatctctctcttcctgttaCCCGCCTGCACTTTCCCACCCCCAGGCCTAGAAGACAACATGTTATGCCCTGAATGTGTGAAGAG AAATAAGAAGATGATGAAAAGATTAATTGCACTGGGGAAGGAAAAGCGACCTCGTTTGAATAGACCAACATCATTCCCTTTGGATGGGCCATATCTTAATAAAGAATAA